From Luteolibacter arcticus, one genomic window encodes:
- the allB gene encoding allantoinase AllB: MSQFDTILRRASVVTADGLRTLDVGISGQTFADLAENLAGSCQVEIDATGKILFPGLVDAHVHFNEPGRTDWEGFATGSTALAAGGGTCFIDMPLNSSPPVLDLASFTAKRRAGEANSRLDFALWGGLTPDSLPHLADLARAGVAGFKAFLCPSGLDEFAAATEATLRKGMHVAAEFNLPVAVHAESPAVIAAHQREFPLPHPGTMADWLASRPVAAEIAAIEMAVSCARDTGCALHIVHVSAPEGIDLIHAAKREGIDVTAETCPHYLLLDRGAAERIGPAAKCAPPLRCTGTVDRLWRVLAAGDIDTIGSDHSPSPPELKECNDYFSMWGGIAGCQHGFPLLIERALRETTWQQLAALMSTNPARRFRLDSRKGGIASGLDADFCLLAPDEFTIERKDLLTRHPISPYVGMRCAWQVTATWLRGHPVSPATHGRFLHPDDL; this comes from the coding sequence ATGAGCCAATTCGACACCATCCTGCGCCGCGCCTCCGTCGTCACCGCCGACGGCCTGCGGACGCTTGATGTCGGGATCTCCGGCCAAACCTTCGCCGATCTCGCTGAGAATCTCGCCGGCTCCTGCCAGGTCGAAATCGATGCCACCGGCAAGATCCTCTTCCCCGGTTTGGTCGATGCGCACGTCCACTTCAACGAACCCGGGCGCACGGACTGGGAGGGCTTTGCGACCGGCTCCACCGCGCTCGCCGCAGGCGGCGGCACCTGTTTCATCGACATGCCGCTGAACTCGTCGCCGCCGGTGCTCGACCTCGCCAGCTTCACCGCCAAGCGCCGCGCTGGCGAAGCGAACAGCCGCCTCGACTTCGCCCTGTGGGGCGGGCTCACCCCGGACTCGCTGCCGCATCTTGCCGACCTCGCCCGGGCGGGTGTCGCCGGCTTCAAGGCCTTCCTCTGCCCCAGCGGCCTCGATGAATTCGCCGCCGCCACCGAAGCCACCTTGCGCAAGGGCATGCACGTCGCGGCGGAGTTCAATCTACCGGTCGCCGTCCATGCGGAGAGCCCCGCGGTCATCGCCGCTCACCAGCGGGAATTCCCGCTGCCGCATCCCGGCACCATGGCCGATTGGCTGGCCTCGCGCCCGGTCGCGGCGGAAATCGCGGCCATCGAGATGGCAGTCTCCTGCGCCCGCGACACCGGCTGCGCGCTGCACATCGTCCACGTCAGCGCGCCCGAGGGCATCGATCTCATCCACGCCGCCAAGCGCGAGGGCATCGACGTCACCGCCGAGACCTGTCCGCATTACCTGCTGCTCGATCGCGGGGCCGCCGAACGGATCGGCCCCGCCGCGAAATGCGCGCCGCCGCTGCGCTGCACCGGCACGGTGGACCGGTTGTGGCGTGTGCTGGCCGCCGGCGATATCGACACCATCGGCTCGGACCACTCGCCCTCGCCGCCGGAGTTGAAGGAGTGCAATGACTACTTCTCGATGTGGGGCGGCATTGCCGGCTGCCAGCACGGCTTCCCGCTGCTCATCGAGCGCGCCCTGCGCGAGACGACGTGGCAACAGCTCGCCGCACTGATGTCCACCAATCCCGCCCGGCGCTTCCGCCTGGACAGCCGGAAGGGCGGCATCGCCTCCGGCCTCGATGCCGACTTCTGCCTGCTGGCACCGGACGAATTCACCATCGAGCGCAAGGACCTGCTCACCCGCCATCCCATCTCGCCCTACGTCGGCATGCGTTGCGCGTGGCAGGTCACCGCCACCTGGCTGCGCGGCCATCCGGTTTCCCCGGCGACCCACGGACGCTTTCTTCACCCTGACGATCTTTGA
- a CDS encoding universal stress protein codes for MKTIVAAVDFSNSTPGVLEAAVKIARAFDSSLHLLHVVEPEPSYTAYGFTPDEFPAIHLFQEEARKRATARLQEALDKVAGDVPGASVHLAEGSPLHAILDYVQKTSANLVIVGSHGHGAVAALLLGSVAEGMVRKAVVPTLVIPAPAAK; via the coding sequence ATGAAAACCATTGTTGCCGCCGTCGACTTCTCGAACTCCACCCCGGGCGTGCTGGAGGCTGCCGTGAAGATCGCGCGGGCCTTTGACTCGTCGCTCCACCTGCTCCACGTGGTGGAACCGGAGCCGAGCTACACCGCCTACGGCTTCACCCCGGACGAGTTTCCCGCGATCCACTTGTTCCAGGAGGAAGCCCGCAAACGCGCCACCGCGCGGCTGCAGGAAGCACTGGACAAGGTGGCAGGCGACGTGCCCGGAGCCTCCGTCCACCTCGCCGAGGGCAGCCCGCTGCACGCCATCCTCGACTACGTGCAAAAGACCAGCGCCAATCTGGTGATCGTCGGCTCGCACGGCCACGGCGCCGTTGCCGCCCTGCTGCTCGGCAGCGTGGCGGAAGGCATGGTCCGCAAGGCCGTGGTCCCCACTCTGGTCATTCCCGCGCCCGCAGCGAAATGA
- a CDS encoding M20 family metallo-hydrolase, with amino-acid sequence MDFDLALERLLSRIEELGAITDTPGSLTRTFLSPANLRAARQVMAWMEEAGMKTGHDAGGTIRGVLPGKDPPLPPLLLGSHLDTVIDAGKYDGALGVLIALAALEVTGPLDFPVHVLGFSDEEGVRFHATYLGSRACVGQLGPEMLEIRDRAGITLGEALANEGWHEGATSFFYENHRSKGYVEIHIEQGRVLDELKEAVCAVSAICGQRRLTITLRGKADHAGTTPMPLRHDALAGAAECILEVESHAIYREGLLATVGKIDVRPGASNTIPGEATFTLDFRHPDDAARERLLDGLLERFRVIATRRKLQLSWDPVQSNAAVPCDTALTRSLLDAVEKQVRARFTLPSGAGHDAVMMATVMPVAMLFVRCRGGLSHHPEEYAGPRDIAVALRVLVDFLSSLR; translated from the coding sequence ATGGACTTCGACCTGGCACTGGAGCGCCTGCTCTCCCGCATCGAGGAACTCGGTGCCATCACCGACACGCCCGGCTCGCTCACCCGCACCTTCCTCTCCCCTGCCAATCTCCGGGCGGCCCGTCAGGTGATGGCGTGGATGGAGGAAGCCGGGATGAAAACCGGGCACGATGCCGGAGGTACGATCCGCGGCGTACTTCCCGGCAAGGATCCCCCGCTGCCGCCGCTGTTGCTTGGATCCCATCTCGACACAGTGATCGACGCGGGCAAGTACGACGGCGCACTCGGCGTGCTGATTGCGCTCGCAGCACTGGAGGTTACAGGACCGCTCGACTTTCCTGTGCACGTGCTCGGATTCTCGGATGAAGAAGGCGTCCGCTTCCACGCCACCTACCTAGGCAGCCGAGCCTGCGTCGGGCAACTCGGCCCGGAAATGCTGGAGATCCGCGACAGAGCCGGCATCACCCTCGGCGAAGCCCTCGCAAATGAAGGCTGGCACGAAGGTGCCACGTCTTTCTTCTACGAGAACCATCGTAGCAAGGGCTACGTCGAGATCCACATCGAGCAAGGTCGCGTCCTCGACGAACTGAAGGAAGCGGTGTGCGCCGTCTCCGCGATCTGTGGCCAAAGGCGGCTGACCATCACGCTGCGCGGCAAGGCCGACCACGCCGGGACGACGCCGATGCCCCTGCGGCACGATGCGCTGGCAGGAGCTGCCGAATGTATTCTCGAGGTCGAAAGCCACGCCATCTACAGGGAAGGCCTGCTTGCCACCGTCGGGAAGATCGATGTGCGGCCGGGTGCCTCGAATACCATCCCCGGTGAAGCGACCTTCACGCTCGATTTCCGCCATCCCGACGATGCGGCGCGGGAGCGCTTGCTGGACGGCTTGCTCGAGCGCTTCAGAGTGATCGCCACCCGCCGGAAGCTGCAGCTTTCGTGGGATCCCGTTCAATCCAATGCCGCGGTGCCTTGCGACACCGCCCTCACCCGGTCGCTGCTGGACGCCGTTGAAAAGCAGGTCCGGGCCCGCTTCACCTTGCCCAGCGGTGCCGGCCACGATGCGGTGATGATGGCGACCGTCATGCCGGTCGCGATGCTCTTCGTCCGCTGCCGCGGCGGCCTCAGCCATCATCCGGAAGAATATGCGGGACCGCGCGATATTGCCGTGGCACTGAGGGTGCTCGTGGACTTTCTTAGCTCCCTCCGATGA
- a CDS encoding M20 family metallo-hydrolase: MNTFPRLDREIDELAAISAHPAPAVTRVLFSAEDLAARQWLTAKAKEAGFHARSDPAGNLFIRWEGEEPCLPAVATGSHTDAIPNAGKYDGVVGVLGGLEAMRQLKEGGHAPKRSIELIMFTAEEPTRFGIGCLGSRLMSGSTSPDEARALRDPDGRSLDELREAAGCRGDLGAVKVPSLAYTAFLELHIEQGPLLEAGQLDIGIVEKIAAPSAFRLLLKGAGGHAGAVLMKDRHDAFLAAAEIALLVERAALESGSPDTVGTCGLVEVKPGAINSIPCDVKMEVDLRDTNRETRDKALAKIAEGTREICRRRGIEIDWQVINQDPPAICEPTLVALVENKAKAAGLASRRMVSRAYHDSLFMARICPTAMIFIPCHKGYSHRPDEYSSPAAIAKGVEVLKECLKELSMR, translated from the coding sequence ATGAATACTTTCCCCCGCCTCGACCGCGAAATCGACGAGCTTGCCGCGATCTCCGCGCATCCGGCGCCGGCGGTCACTCGGGTGCTGTTCTCGGCAGAGGATCTCGCGGCGCGGCAGTGGTTGACGGCTAAGGCAAAGGAAGCCGGCTTCCACGCCCGCTCGGATCCCGCGGGAAACCTGTTCATCCGCTGGGAAGGCGAGGAACCCTGCCTCCCCGCTGTGGCCACAGGATCCCACACCGATGCGATCCCAAATGCGGGGAAATACGACGGCGTCGTTGGCGTGCTCGGAGGATTGGAAGCGATGCGCCAGCTCAAGGAAGGCGGCCACGCGCCGAAGCGCAGCATCGAGCTGATCATGTTCACGGCCGAGGAACCGACGCGCTTCGGCATCGGTTGCCTCGGCAGCCGTCTGATGTCCGGCTCCACCTCACCTGATGAAGCACGTGCCCTGCGGGACCCGGACGGTCGCTCGCTCGACGAGTTGCGCGAGGCCGCCGGATGTCGTGGCGATCTCGGCGCGGTGAAGGTTCCCTCGCTCGCCTACACTGCCTTCCTCGAACTTCATATCGAGCAGGGACCATTGTTAGAGGCGGGGCAGCTCGACATCGGCATCGTCGAAAAGATCGCCGCACCATCCGCCTTCCGGCTGCTCTTGAAGGGTGCCGGCGGCCATGCCGGCGCGGTGCTGATGAAGGACCGCCACGATGCCTTCCTCGCCGCCGCGGAGATCGCGCTGCTGGTGGAGCGTGCCGCGCTGGAAAGTGGCAGCCCCGACACCGTCGGCACCTGTGGGCTGGTGGAAGTGAAACCGGGCGCGATCAACAGCATCCCTTGCGACGTGAAGATGGAAGTCGATCTCCGCGACACCAACCGCGAGACCCGCGACAAGGCTCTGGCAAAGATCGCCGAGGGCACCCGCGAGATCTGCCGGCGACGCGGCATCGAAATCGACTGGCAAGTCATCAATCAGGACCCTCCGGCGATCTGCGAACCCACCTTGGTCGCCTTGGTTGAGAACAAGGCGAAAGCGGCAGGGCTCGCTTCCCGGCGCATGGTCAGCCGCGCTTACCACGACTCGTTGTTCATGGCCCGCATTTGCCCCACCGCGATGATCTTCATCCCGTGCCACAAGGGCTACAGCCACCGGCCGGATGAATACAGCTCGCCGGCAGCGATCGCGAAAGGTGTGGAGGTTTTGAAGGAGTGCCTCAAGGAGCTGAGCATGCGATGA
- the uraH gene encoding hydroxyisourate hydrolase: MGKLTTHVLDTTRGQPAAGMKIELLKDGALLRSITTNADGRGDGPLLEGGDLVTGSYELRFHVADYFRSQAIDSPFLDVVPVCFRMEAGGSYHVPLVCSPWAYSTYRGS; the protein is encoded by the coding sequence ATGGGGAAATTGACCACTCACGTGCTAGACACCACCCGCGGCCAGCCTGCCGCGGGGATGAAGATCGAGCTGCTGAAAGACGGCGCGCTGTTGCGGTCGATCACGACCAATGCCGACGGCCGCGGAGATGGTCCCCTGCTCGAAGGCGGCGACCTCGTCACGGGCTCCTACGAGTTGCGCTTTCACGTGGCGGACTATTTCCGCTCCCAAGCGATCGACAGCCCCTTCCTTGATGTGGTGCCGGTGTGCTTCCGCATGGAGGCCGGCGGCTCGTATCACGTCCCGCTGGTCTGCTCGCCATGGGCCTATTCCACTTACCGGGGAAGCTGA
- a CDS encoding UPF0175 family protein, whose amino-acid sequence MSTTVSAHLSTEEALQLDELAGLEGSDRDELVRVILRQGIKDLRLRRAVESYRRGEASLSRAAELAAISQWDFLALMDREALELHYGSPEFEEDLRMAKGL is encoded by the coding sequence ATGAGCACCACGGTTTCCGCACACCTCTCGACGGAGGAAGCCCTGCAGCTTGACGAGTTGGCCGGACTCGAAGGCAGCGACCGGGACGAGCTCGTGCGGGTCATCCTGCGCCAAGGCATCAAGGACCTGCGCTTGCGGCGGGCAGTTGAGAGCTATCGCCGGGGTGAGGCTTCTCTTTCCCGGGCTGCGGAGTTGGCCGCGATCAGCCAGTGGGATTTCCTCGCGCTGATGGACCGCGAAGCGTTGGAGCTCCACTACGGATCGCCTGAGTTCGAGGAAGACCTTCGTATGGCAAAAGGCCTCTGA
- the xdhB gene encoding xanthine dehydrogenase molybdopterin binding subunit: MSGNPSILRVNGEAHDVSQVPLHETALDFLRRNGLTGPKCGCNEGDCGACSVLLLEPGGQPRSVNACLAFVHALAGREIRTVEGIGKDGTLHPVQAAMISCNGSQCGYCTPGFIASMTEAWHRGTTTDEGISDQLCGNLCRCTGYRPIHEAMQQSLLEKESREAWETWMKPADVPAPPSSSHPEGGLFLRPERIVDALAFKKQHPDALFVAGATEVAVLVNKRHLRPRVLISLDDVRELAVIRRHEDVWEIGGAARMTDIQEALGGEIPALEEMFRLFASRQIRHRATLGGNLATASPIGDSAPVLMALDAVLLLISPDGEREVAIADFFTGYRKTILRPDELIRAIRIPRKQQGRVAFFKVSKRREMDISIVVAGIRIATDAAGLITEARLAFGGVAEKPVRAIAAETALLGQPLAAHTDVLYLLENSFTPLTDLRGGTDYRRAVVKGVFEKFVAGETEEPRKPVATFSGGHGIPHESAAGHVTGSARYVHDTALRRPMLEVWAIRSKVARGTIRIIDLAAVKSSPGVAVVLTADSIPGVNNSGPVRHDEPLLAEQEILFHSQAIALVVGDSLEACRLAAEKAVIEIDELPPLLGIPSAIEADSFHTDPHVLARGDVETGLKESPHLLEGEFGFGGQEHFYLETHAAWAEGDGEGGLHVASSTQHPSEIQTIVAETLGLSRHRVVVESPRMGGGFGGKETQGNAIAALCALAAVKTGKPVRWQLDRDEDMIATGKRHPFLARYRAGYDDEGKLQALDVKLFSDGGWSLDLSQPVTDRALFHLDNAYYIPHERFEGRVAKTNTVSNTAFRGFGGPQGMLVIEEILGRIALKLGLAPEEVRARNFYHGSGETNTTHYGEEIGDNRIPRIWSELLETSEFTARRKSIDAWNATHPHRKRGLAITPVKFGISFTLTHYNQAGALVLMYTDGSVQVNHGGTEMGQGLHTKILCVAMKELGLPAERIRLMHTRTDKVPNTSATAASSGSDLNGMAVADACRQLRERLAPLAAEKLNCQPEEIVFEDGDAKGTVGSVPIDQLAGIAYTRRISLSAAGFYATPDLKWDWAVGKGRPFHYFACGAAVSEVEIDGFTGMHRVKRVDILHDVGNSLNPAVDRGQIEGGFVQGMGWLTCEELKWNDHGVLLTHSASTYAIPTIGDAPEDFRVALLKDAAQERTIHGSKAVGEPPLMLAISVREAIRDAVAAFGKSGDFDLPSPCTGEAVKLAIGAD, encoded by the coding sequence GTGTCCGGAAACCCGTCCATCCTGCGTGTCAACGGCGAGGCCCACGATGTCTCGCAGGTGCCGCTTCATGAGACGGCCCTCGATTTCCTCCGCCGGAATGGCCTCACCGGCCCCAAGTGCGGCTGCAATGAGGGCGACTGCGGCGCGTGCTCGGTGCTCTTGTTAGAGCCGGGCGGCCAGCCGCGCTCGGTGAATGCCTGCCTCGCCTTCGTCCACGCCCTCGCCGGCCGCGAGATCCGCACGGTGGAGGGCATCGGCAAGGACGGCACGCTGCATCCGGTGCAGGCCGCGATGATTTCCTGCAACGGCTCCCAGTGCGGCTACTGCACGCCCGGCTTCATCGCCTCCATGACCGAGGCCTGGCACCGCGGGACGACCACCGACGAGGGAATCTCCGATCAGCTCTGCGGCAACCTCTGCCGCTGCACCGGCTACCGGCCCATCCACGAGGCGATGCAGCAATCGCTGTTAGAGAAAGAGAGTCGTGAGGCTTGGGAGACGTGGATGAAACCGGCCGACGTGCCCGCGCCACCCTCATCGAGCCATCCCGAAGGCGGGCTCTTCCTCCGGCCGGAGCGGATCGTTGACGCGCTCGCGTTCAAGAAGCAGCACCCCGATGCGCTCTTCGTCGCTGGCGCCACCGAGGTCGCGGTACTTGTCAACAAGCGTCACCTCCGACCGCGCGTCCTCATTTCGCTCGATGACGTGCGGGAACTCGCCGTGATCCGCCGCCACGAGGATGTCTGGGAGATCGGCGGCGCGGCGCGCATGACCGACATTCAGGAAGCACTCGGCGGCGAGATCCCTGCGCTCGAGGAAATGTTCCGCCTGTTCGCCTCACGGCAGATCCGCCACCGCGCAACCCTCGGCGGCAACCTCGCGACCGCCTCGCCCATCGGCGACAGCGCGCCGGTATTGATGGCACTCGATGCCGTGCTCTTGCTCATCTCGCCCGATGGCGAACGCGAGGTCGCCATCGCCGACTTCTTCACCGGCTATCGCAAGACCATCCTGCGCCCAGACGAATTGATCCGCGCCATCCGCATCCCACGGAAGCAGCAAGGTCGCGTGGCGTTCTTCAAGGTTTCGAAGCGCCGCGAGATGGACATCTCGATCGTCGTCGCCGGCATCCGCATCGCGACCGATGCCGCGGGCCTCATCACCGAAGCCCGGCTCGCCTTCGGCGGCGTGGCGGAGAAGCCCGTGCGAGCAATCGCCGCTGAGACAGCACTCCTCGGACAACCGCTCGCCGCACACACGGACGTTCTTTATCTGTTAGAAAACAGCTTCACACCGTTGACCGACTTGCGCGGCGGCACCGACTACCGGCGTGCGGTCGTGAAGGGCGTGTTCGAGAAATTCGTCGCAGGCGAAACCGAAGAACCACGCAAACCGGTAGCCACCTTTTCCGGCGGCCATGGGATCCCGCATGAAAGCGCAGCAGGCCACGTCACCGGCAGCGCTCGCTACGTCCACGACACGGCGTTGAGGAGACCAATGCTGGAGGTCTGGGCGATTCGCTCGAAGGTGGCACGCGGCACGATCCGCATCATCGATCTTGCCGCCGTGAAATCCTCGCCCGGCGTGGCTGTGGTCTTGACCGCGGACAGCATTCCCGGAGTCAACAACAGCGGACCGGTGCGCCACGACGAACCCTTGCTCGCGGAGCAAGAGATCTTGTTTCACAGCCAAGCCATCGCGCTGGTCGTCGGCGATTCACTCGAGGCCTGCCGACTCGCGGCGGAGAAAGCAGTGATCGAGATCGACGAGCTTCCTCCGCTGTTAGGCATTCCTTCCGCGATCGAAGCGGATTCGTTTCACACCGATCCCCACGTGTTGGCACGCGGCGACGTGGAGACCGGCTTGAAGGAATCGCCCCACCTGTTAGAAGGCGAGTTCGGCTTCGGCGGACAGGAGCATTTCTATCTGGAGACCCACGCCGCTTGGGCGGAAGGCGATGGCGAGGGCGGCCTCCATGTCGCAAGCTCGACCCAGCATCCCTCGGAGATCCAGACGATCGTCGCAGAAACGCTCGGCCTCTCGCGTCACCGCGTGGTGGTCGAGTCGCCGCGCATGGGCGGCGGCTTCGGCGGAAAGGAAACGCAGGGCAATGCCATCGCCGCGCTGTGCGCACTGGCAGCGGTGAAGACCGGCAAACCGGTGCGCTGGCAACTCGACCGCGACGAGGACATGATCGCCACCGGCAAGCGCCATCCATTCCTCGCCCGCTACCGCGCTGGCTACGATGACGAGGGAAAGCTGCAAGCGCTGGACGTAAAGCTCTTCTCCGATGGCGGGTGGTCGCTCGATCTCTCGCAGCCGGTCACCGATCGCGCGCTCTTCCATCTCGACAATGCCTACTACATCCCGCACGAGCGCTTCGAGGGCCGCGTCGCGAAGACCAACACCGTCTCGAACACCGCCTTCCGCGGCTTCGGCGGACCGCAGGGCATGCTCGTCATCGAGGAAATCCTCGGCCGCATCGCGCTGAAGCTCGGACTCGCGCCGGAAGAAGTTCGTGCGCGGAATTTCTACCACGGCAGCGGCGAGACCAACACGACCCACTACGGCGAGGAGATCGGCGACAACCGCATCCCGCGGATCTGGAGTGAACTACTAGAAACCTCGGAGTTCACCGCCCGGCGAAAATCCATCGATGCCTGGAACGCCACCCATCCCCACCGCAAGCGCGGCTTGGCAATCACCCCGGTGAAGTTCGGCATCAGCTTCACGCTCACCCACTACAACCAGGCCGGGGCGCTGGTGCTGATGTACACCGATGGATCGGTGCAGGTGAACCACGGCGGCACCGAGATGGGCCAGGGCCTGCACACCAAGATCCTCTGCGTCGCCATGAAGGAACTCGGCCTGCCCGCCGAAAGGATCCGCCTGATGCACACGCGCACCGACAAGGTGCCTAACACTTCCGCCACCGCCGCGAGTTCCGGATCCGATCTGAATGGCATGGCAGTCGCGGATGCCTGCCGCCAACTCCGCGAACGCCTCGCACCGCTGGCGGCGGAGAAACTGAACTGCCAACCCGAGGAGATCGTTTTCGAGGATGGCGACGCGAAGGGCACCGTGGGCAGCGTGCCGATCGACCAGCTCGCGGGCATCGCCTACACCCGCCGGATTTCGCTCTCGGCCGCCGGCTTCTACGCGACGCCCGACCTGAAGTGGGACTGGGCTGTCGGCAAAGGCCGGCCCTTCCACTACTTCGCCTGCGGGGCGGCCGTGAGCGAAGTGGAGATCGATGGCTTCACCGGCATGCACCGCGTGAAGCGCGTCGACATCCTCCACGACGTCGGCAACTCACTCAACCCCGCCGTCGATCGCGGGCAAATCGAAGGAGGCTTCGTGCAAGGCATGGGCTGGCTGACCTGCGAGGAACTCAAATGGAACGATCACGGCGTGTTACTCACCCACAGCGCGAGCACCTACGCCATCCCCACGATCGGTGATGCTCCAGAAGATTTCCGCGTCGCCCTGCTGAAGGACGCCGCGCAGGAGCGGACCATCCACGGCAGCAAGGCGGTCGGCGAGCCGCCCTTGATGCTGGCGATCTCGGTGCGGGAGGCGATCCGCGACGCGGTGGCGGCGTTCGGAAAGAGCGGCGACTTCGACCTGCCGTCTCCATGCACGGGTGAGGCCGTGAAGCTGGCAATCGGGGCCGACTGA
- a CDS encoding DUF3368 domain-containing protein: MIVVCDASPLIFLAKLGRLELIRLLPTDRVVVLQCVKDEVLGERASFRERVALTSFLASVETASFSECGLGSKTLSASDRTTLTYAVKHRADLLLADERLLRRIAKEEGIPTIGTLGLLMLAVEKGALSAVEARADLDRAVASHGFRISAELYREVIAALGI, translated from the coding sequence ATGATCGTCGTCTGCGATGCGAGTCCGCTGATATTCCTGGCGAAGCTGGGGCGGCTTGAATTGATCCGGTTGCTTCCGACGGACAGAGTCGTGGTCCTGCAGTGTGTAAAGGACGAGGTCCTCGGTGAACGGGCCTCCTTTCGTGAGCGTGTGGCTCTCACCAGTTTCCTGGCGTCTGTCGAAACGGCGAGCTTCAGCGAATGCGGCTTAGGATCCAAAACCCTGAGCGCAAGCGATCGGACCACGCTGACTTATGCGGTGAAGCACCGCGCCGACCTGTTGCTGGCGGACGAGCGACTTCTCCGCCGGATTGCGAAGGAAGAAGGAATCCCGACCATCGGCACGCTGGGCTTGCTCATGCTCGCCGTGGAGAAAGGGGCGCTTTCTGCAGTCGAGGCACGGGCCGATCTTGATCGCGCCGTTGCCTCTCATGGGTTTCGAATTTCAGCGGAGCTTTACCGCGAAGTGATCGCGGCACTGGGAATCTGA
- the allE gene encoding (S)-ureidoglycine aminohydrolase, with product MTPLFGHTRTHVALRHALITPDGHVPSIFPGWDGATAYVLISPAMGAELSQFLVVYEAGGGTAWFPADEHEHVVYVEKGDCRAVWDDGDLTLTDGGFLFVPSENVLALHGSEGTRMTVFRKLFEPVDNLEAPPSVHGNAADIPGEPFLGNEKALLQTLLPLDARYDLAMNIFTYQPGATLPFVETHVMEHGLLMLSGQGVYRLDDNHYPVTAGDAIWMAPYCPQWFVAMGDEPASYLYYKDVHRLP from the coding sequence ATGACTCCTCTCTTCGGCCATACACGCACTCACGTCGCCCTCCGCCATGCCCTGATCACTCCCGATGGTCATGTCCCGAGCATCTTTCCCGGCTGGGACGGCGCAACGGCCTACGTTCTCATCTCTCCGGCGATGGGCGCGGAGCTTTCGCAATTCCTGGTCGTCTACGAAGCCGGCGGCGGCACGGCATGGTTCCCGGCGGACGAACACGAGCACGTCGTCTACGTGGAGAAGGGCGACTGCCGCGCGGTGTGGGATGATGGCGACCTCACCCTGACCGACGGTGGCTTTCTCTTCGTCCCATCGGAGAACGTGCTCGCCCTGCACGGCAGCGAAGGCACGCGGATGACGGTCTTTCGCAAGCTCTTCGAACCCGTGGACAACCTCGAAGCGCCGCCCTCCGTCCACGGCAACGCCGCCGATATTCCCGGCGAGCCCTTCCTCGGCAACGAAAAGGCCCTCCTGCAAACGCTGCTCCCGCTCGACGCGCGCTACGACCTGGCGATGAACATCTTCACCTACCAGCCCGGCGCCACGCTGCCCTTCGTGGAGACCCACGTCATGGAGCACGGCCTGCTGATGCTCTCCGGCCAAGGCGTCTATCGGCTGGATGACAACCACTACCCCGTCACCGCCGGCGACGCGATCTGGATGGCCCCGTATTGCCCGCAGTGGTTCGTCGCGATGGGTGATGAACCGGCGAGCTACCTTTACTACAAGGACGTGCACCGGCTGCCGTAA
- a CDS encoding VOC family protein — MIKFLHTRIRVADIDRSIAFYKKLGYNEARRQDSPQGNQLAFLELPGNDVFLELCHSPEYTATCPEDLMHTCLGVSDIIEYCDGVEKAGIEIWPGGWREKFSSGDRKMAFVTDPDGYEVEILER; from the coding sequence ATGATCAAGTTCCTCCACACCCGCATCCGCGTGGCCGATATCGACCGCTCCATCGCCTTCTACAAGAAGCTCGGCTACAATGAGGCCCGCCGCCAGGACTCGCCACAGGGGAACCAGCTCGCCTTCCTGGAACTGCCCGGCAATGACGTCTTCCTCGAGCTCTGCCACTCGCCCGAATACACCGCGACCTGCCCGGAAGACCTGATGCACACCTGCCTGGGCGTGTCGGACATCATCGAATACTGCGACGGCGTGGAAAAAGCCGGCATCGAGATCTGGCCGGGCGGCTGGCGGGAGAAGTTCTCCTCCGGCGACCGCAAGATGGCCTTCGTCACCGATCCCGACGGCTACGAGGTGGAGATCCTGGAGCGCTGA